The genomic interval ATCCAACGTTGGGTTACAACACTCGCTCAACTTCCGCATTCAAGACCACAAAATGAAGTTGGTGGAGGTGGAAGGAACACACACCCTCCAAACTACCTACTCATCTCTTGATGTACACGTTGGCCAATCTTACTCCGTTCTAGTAACAGCTGATCAGCCCGGACATGACTACTACATTGTGGTTTCCTCTCGTTTCAGCACACCGATCCTCACCACCACCGGCATTCTTCATTACAGCGGCGCTGGGGGACAAGTCTCTGGCCCGCCCCCAGGTGGGCCTACCATCCAAATTGACTGGTCTTTGAACCAGGCTCGCTCTATTCGGTACTAGCCTATTCCATTTTTTAGATGCATTATTCCCATTATCATTAGGAAAACTGTATGTATATCTAAAAAAAAGGGGTATAGTGTATCAGTATGTCTTCAAAACCTAATGCATTTGTTGTTTCAGGACGAATCTTACAGCAAGTGGACCAAGGCCGAACCCACAGGGATCATACCACTATGGACTCATTAACTTAACCAAAACCTACATCCTCGCGAGTTCTGCTGGTCAAATAGATGGCAAGCAAAGATATGGAATCAACAGTGTGTCCTTTGTCCCAGCAGACACTCCATTAAAGCTTGCTGACTACTACCAAATCAGTGGAGTTTTCCGTGTTGGAAGCGTCTCAGACAGGCCTACTGGTGGTGGATTGTACCAAGACACATCAGTTTTGGGTGCTGATTATAGAACATTCGTAGAAATTGTGTTCCAAAATGACGAAGATATAGTTCAGAGCTATCATCTTGATGGTTATCAGTTCTTTGTTGTTGGGTAAGCAGTTAAGCACATTTtcctgtttttattttccttcatTTCTGGGTGCTGGTTATAGAGGTCCATGCTAATCTACTCTCCTTTATCTTGCTGCTTCTTAATTTATTTGTAGCATGGATGGAGGCCAGTGGACAACTGCTAGTAGGAATGGGTACAATCTCCGAGATGCAGTGGCTCGTTCCACCACTCAGGTAACTCCTTGGTCTACTTTGGACTTTGTTATTGCAGCAAATCTCAGGTGAAGCCAGAATCCTAAATGTAGACTATTCGTTCTTTCTAACGAAGATTCATTTATGAAGGTATATCCTGGTTCATGGACAGCAATATATCTTTCACTTGATAATGTGGGAATGTGGAACTTAAGGACCGAGTTCTGGGCACGACAGTACCTTGGACAGCAATTGTATTTCCGTGTTTATACGACATCAACTTCAATCAGGGATGAATACCCTATTCCAAGAAATGCACGTCTTTGTGGGAGAGCAAGTGGCCGACGCACACGACCCCTCTAGAGTCCACTCCAGCAACTGAGCAAAGTGTGATTAGCCCTGTCTAGCTTAGTGTGTGGAGGATGAAGCCGTGAAGGTGGAAGAGTAGAGTGTTGCTTCTGATTCGTTCCTGGTTCGCCTTTTTATTACTATTTATGATGTGAAACACGGAGCATTCATGTACCATTTCAACTGAGGAAGACCTCAGCTCGAGGTCATATTCTTTCTAGACCAGATTGTCATTCCCTTTAAATTGTCATGTTTCAGGTTTTATATACCTAAATTAATCACTTATGATAAGGTTAGGTGACCGTGTAGTTGCCTCGCAACAATTTCAttgatatattgatatatatgagtatGCTTGGCTATTGatataacaaaatataaatttcaGAAATTTTATGGAGAATGTGACTTCAACCTTTGTTCTTGTTATGATAGCTTTCACGGGAACTagttagtaattttttttagagtttttttcaccaaccgTCCCTCAATtttggtgtacctaccaatgtgatacctcaactcttaaacgtaccaatgtgatacccagactctagtattgctatcattgaagtacttccgtcagtttttttcaacttctctatcatcttggtgacgtggcaagtacgtgaggcctacaaagagggttaaaagataaaattaaccccatctgagatgagcaatgtttttcccgccctttaccttgagaaagacacacaataattccaattttggcgccaattttccctccttactccttaatttgtgtctcttatctaaactaaagaactactgccaaccagtcgactacaatctgataaaacctagatcaatctcattttctatttttaccctatcacttgttaaactaacagaataaatatagaaatttatatggaacatctcatttccacaatctcataagaatatagaaacacataacttaacgaaattcaaatacatgtttaagtaccattagttcttacaagcaaaaatcatggcagatcaacataaaaggtggcaactaatggtacttaagcatgtatttgaattttgttaagttatgtgtttctatattcttatgagattgtggaaatgagatgttccatataaatttctatatttattctgttagtttaacaagtgctagggtaaaaatagaaaatgagattgatctaggttttattagattgtggtcgactggttagtggtagttctttagtttagataagagacacaaattaaagaGTAGGGatggaaaattggcgccaaaattagaattgttgggtgtctttctcaagataaatggcgggaaaaacattgctcctctcatatggggttaattttgtcttttaaccctctttgtgggcctcacgtacttgccacgccaccaagatgacggagaagttgaaaaaaactaacggaagtacttcaatgatagcaatactagagtatggatatcacattggtacgattaagagttgaggtatcacattgataggtacaccagaattaagggactgttggtgaaaaaaactttttttttatactatTCTGCAAGAACGGGATCATACAATTTTGTACTAGTCCCAGAATTACCATCGAATTTGATGTACTTGGTCTGTGAAGAGAAATATAAGTTAATTGTCTTGGATGCCTTGTTAGATTAGATGATATGAGAGATGCATTGTCAAGCAGATCCAAAATATACAGATTTCACATCCCATTGGACATAAGTCACCTACATATCCTCTACGAGTCTAGAACATCTACTATGTCTTTGCCCTGGCCACTTACATCTTTCTGCAAGCAAAAGCAATATTCCTTTTCTTGATGTGAACTCCAAGGCTGGCACTCCTTGCTTTGTACATCTCATTGAGTACTTGACCATGACTAGTCGCTGCAGCGCCTGCATCTGCCTTGATGAAAGGTTGTGTCAAGGTTCTTCAATGTACTACATACCCCCTCAGTTCTTTTAGTGTAGCAGGCGGTCAAGTTGTAAGAGTTTAGGTTTACACAGGTTCGAACTCAGCCAAAAATGTTGAAAGTATGAATTAGGGCCAAGAGGAAAAGACATTATAGATACTagtgttggagatgctctaagcATAGATCAAAGCTACTGTTCCATACAATATCAGGGTGGGCATAAATTACTTGAATTCTAATCTCATCTTGATTCCGTCCCGTTTTAAAAGTCATTTGAATCTCATCcatcaaatatttcatcttcaccatacatttataatttatgagaaCACATTTGATGTATTTGATAAGAAAATGGCTAATATCAAAGAATGAATCTTGGACCTTAGTTTATTTTCTAAATATAAACAAGTCTCGGTAAATTTTCTCATTAATATATGGTCCAAGTTATATGATATAGATAAAGACGCTTCGTGTATTACATTTTTTATGAGCTTAGCAATTAGAATCTAGCTAATCTTATATACAGTacgtaattatatatatatatatttattgtatGATAACATTAAATTTTTCATGTACAATATCTATAACGCTATAATTCGAATgatgaatttaattttataataattaaactcatGATATCGAAGTAGATGGTGAATGATATTTGGAACAATCtatatgtttcttttattACAATAATTCatactaaaattttatttgtggtaaattaagtatttattatttaaagttcTAAAAGGTGTGATATGTTTGGTCTCATCTTGATCTTGTCCTAATTCTGACGGAATTGATTCTGAATGTGACGAATTTTTAAAAACACAAATTCCGTTCTGAATTTAATGAGTAGGACGAGACGTGTGATTAGCCTCGTCCTGTCCTATCTTGTCTTGCGCCCACTCCTACACAAAAATATCATATATGAATATCTAACCATTGATCTATAAAAAGTGCTTGTTGGTGTGCAGACCGCCAGGCCTAGATTCAAAGTGAGAATCAGAACTTTTCCCTGGCCCATACGTTTTGGGATGCGCCGGCCCATTATTCTGGGCCCAGATGAGTAGCGGAGGTTCGACATCGAGTTCATTTTGAACTATAAATAAGCAGTGGTTATTTGCACCCCTCCTTTACCACCAGTGCTGCTGCTACTAGAACAAGTGAAAACCCCTCGTCGCGCACCGCAACTAGATTTCAAGCCGGAGATCCAGACTCTCGGAATCTCCGTCCTACCTCTTCGACTTCGATTTCTCTCTCAGATCAGGTAACTGCTTTCTCACAGTTAGGCTTCCTCTGTTTTTCAACTTTTTcgaggtttagggttttagttcATTTTCCTCCATTGTTTGAGTTTCCTCACTTAGCTCATTTCGTTATTGGTGAAAATGAGTGGTGGAAGATAGACTAAGAACTTGTTCGTGCTCGAacttttagggtttaggtCGTTACTCTATGCTGTGATTTGTTTGTTTCGATTCACTTTGTGTTGCTCCTTTTAAATCTCAGTTCATAAATCTTGCAGGTTTCAAGTCTATAAGTTATATACGAGATGCCGGTATGTGCATATTAATCACTACTGCTTACCTAACAAAAATGAAGTTTATTAATATATGGTTCAATTATGTGGGCTGTTTGTGACTTGATTGGTGAATGTAATAGGTCGATAACATTTTCAAGGATGAAGCTAGTGAGGAGAAAGGAGAGCGTGCCAGATTGGTAAGTTTACGCTATTATCTGAAGTGTACTTGCAATTATGTCTTACTTATTTTCCGTATTGGTTGAAGAGATAGAGCCGAACAGGATGTGTTGTGTCTCAGAGTGAGTGACTATATAGTAGCTTACTTAAATTTGAAGGTTTTGCTTTACTGCGAGGCAATATGCGACTGATTAGAAATTAGTAATGATTCAGATCTGCGGTTCTGTGGGATAGGATGGCTAGAGTCGTATATTGGGTCTAACTTTTTCTAGGTCTTGGGTTTGACAGGATGACACCATAACTATTGcttgaaatttatttaaagGTTTtagatattatgaaaataatgaagaatTGTCACACACCTGAATCTTAGACGGAGAAAAAGACTTGAGGCGGACTCCTGAAAGTTTTTATCGTAATAGTTTACCTAGTGGGTGTTGGTTGGGAAGGAAAAGGGGGGTTATGCATTTGAAATTTGGTTATATTTTCAATGCTTTCTGGGATTTTCCTGACTTGCATTCTACGGTAGCCACTATCAATCTTTATGTCTATTCCCTTTCAGCATGAAGTTGGCCACAGTTTGATATATTACTCATAATTGTAATTTATGTATGATTTTTTAGGCTTCATTTGTGGGTGGAATGGCAATTGCCGACCTGGTCAAGACAACCTTAGGGCCTAAAGGAatggtgtgtttcttttactgAAATATATTTCCAGACTAAAAGCTGCACACATTTGTAGTAAAATTTAGTCTCCTTATTTTGGTTATGTTGTTGTTAAACTACTTGGACAGGATAAAATACTGCAATCAACAGGAAGAGGTCATTCAGTTACTGTGACCAATGATGGGGCCACCATCTTAAAGTCCCTGCACATTGACAATGCAGCTGCTAAAGTCCTTGTTGGTATCCTAACAGTTGCAGTTACATTATACAATCCATTTATACACATGATGATTGTAACcggaattttttttccttatgtTGAGTCATCTTCAACATACTTCAATTTTCTGAAAGCCTTTGCTGGCACATTATCTGTGATCTTCTAGTACTTGTTTAATAAAACTGAAAAGGGTGGTAGAAATATATTTATCACACTATATGAGATGATCCTTAACACAATGTCAGACATTTCAAAAGTTCAAGATGATGAAGTTGGTGATGGGACAACTTCGGTTGTTGTTTTGGCTGGAGAGCTGTTAAGGGAGGCAGAAAAGCTGGTTGCAGCGAAGATTCACCCAATGACAATTATATCAGGTTTGTTATAGGTTCCACCTGTGAACATACTTTCACAGTTCCCCTCTATATGTTTGTACAAATAATTACTTGCATATaacttgtgatttttttatttatttctagCCGTACCTTTGAAATATGAAAGTGTCAGAGTCTGTAATGCTGCTTGTTTGATTTTGTAGGTTATCGAATGGCAGCTGAATGTGCTCGTGATGCTTTGTTGAAGAAGGTTGTTGACAACAAGGCTGATTCTAGTATGTACTTCTGCTTATTTATTGAAATGCAATTGGTGTCATTCTGGCCTTAGAGACATCCCCTTTCGCTTCACCAGTTGTATCTCTTTATGGTTGGCTTGATCTTGGCTTCAGTATCAATGTTACTTATAGCTGATGGATAACATTATTTGATTGCGCAGAGGTGTTCAAGTCAGACCTGATGAAAATTGCAAAGACTACTTTGAGCTCCAAAATTCTTTCCCAGGATAAGGAGCATTTTGCACAACTAGCAGTGGATGCTGTGATGCGGCTACAGGTAATTTATTATCAATTTTTCTTAGGTCCCCTTTATTACCTTAATGAGGTTCAATCTTCATGTGTACATGTTTGCTCTTGTTGGGTAATTAAGTCCCCTCCCTGCTGACATAGGGTTGatctctttttctccttttctctttttcataAGCATATAAGCATCCTTTGTATGGTAATGTTTAATAATACTGTTGCAATGGCAGGGAAGTACCAACTTAGAGTCTATCCAAATCATAAAGAAACCTGGGGGATCACTGAAGGATTCATTTTTGGATGAAGGGTAAGGCAAAACTGGGTGCATTGAATTAATATTATGTTGTGATGCCTCTTTTCTAGTTCGGATTAGTTTGGTTGTGCAGTATTGTTATGAAAAATCTTCGTATCAAGTACGTTCAATTATTGACACTGCTTAAAATCAGGCATGTAAGTTTCTTGTTTCTAGGGCACTTATTGACCTCTGGTTTACTTGGGTTTTTTCTTTACCAGATTTATTCTTGACAAGAAAATAGGTCTTGGTCAGCCAAAACGTATAGAGAATGCCAAGATTTTGGTTGCAAACACAGCCATGGACACAGACAAAGTGAAGATTTATGGGGCTCGTGTGCGTGTTGATTCAATGTCTAAGGTTGCTGAAATTGAAGGGgctgagaaagaaaaaatgaggGAGAAGGTGAAGAAGATCATCAGTCATGGGATTAACTGCTTCGTTAACAGACAGCTGATTTACAATTTCCCAGAAGAGCTCTTCGCGGATGCAGGAATACTTGCAATTGAGCATGCTGATTTTGATGGCATTGAACGTTTGGCATTGGTAACTGGTGGTGAAATTGCATCAACGTTTGATAATCCTGAGTCAGTTAAGCTTGGGCACTGCGATCTCATTGAGGAGATCATGATTGGTGAGGACAAGTTGATCCACTTTTCTGGCGTTGCACTGGGCCAGGCTTGTACTATAGTATTGAGAGGCGCTAggtatttattttatttacaatttgatttttttcccTATTTAGTTCTCAATTAGTACTCAGATACTAGGTTTGTGGCTTCTGGTGTTCatatatgtcatatttcattttttttgccAGATCCATGTTTTTCATGAATTGGTGTTGTGACTACAGAACATGGCTGCCTGTTTTTTATTGTTCTGTCTTTCATCTCAAGTGATACTAGAACCTGTGAGCTTTTCTGTATACAGTCCCACACATTATGTAGAGTTTGAGAAAAGCCTGTTCTGTAGCGGATATCCCTTAATCCCTCGTTATAAAAATGTGTATATTTTGTTCTATATAACATTGAGTTAGGTGCTCGATATGACATTTTTGTCCCCTTTGGCAGCCATCATGTGCTGGATGAGGCTGAAAGGTCTCTGCACGATGCCTTGTGTGTTCTGTCTCAGACAGTCAATGACAGCAGGGTTTTGCTTGGAGGTGGATGGCCAGAGATGATTATGGCTAAGGAAGTTGATGTGCTAGCCAAAAAGACTCCTGGAAAGAAATCTCATGCTATTGAAGCTTTCTCACGGGCACTTTTGGCCATTCCAACCATCATAGCTGACAATGCTGGTTTGGACAGTGCTGAGTTGGTTGCACAGCTACGTGCTGAACACCACAAGGAAGGATGCACTGCGGGGATTGATGTCATCTCTGGAACTGTAAGTACTGATGTGTtgaaaaataacataaatagaAACATGATTCTTGTTCCGGACTGTCATAATAATTTGATTTCGAGCAATTGTTTTCCTTCTGGCAGGTGGGAGACATGGCAGAACGAGGGATATCTGAAGCGTTTAAAGTTAAGCAAGCTGTCTTGCTTTCTGCAACAGAGGCTGCAGAGATGATTCTTAGAGTTGATGAGATCATAACATGTGCACCACGACAGAGAGAAAATAGAATGTGAAAAGCTGGATAGAACTATATTTCAGTAGCTATCAAAACTGTTTTGACATATGCCCTTGTCGCGGCACTCTTATGTATGATTGTGTATGTTGACGTTTTAGTTTGATCGGATTAAGATTTTGCAGAAAGGTTTTCGTGTGGTCTAATTGCAAACTGATGACTTATTTTAAGATTTTTATCGAGTTTTGTTGGTTGGTGAATAGAGTACTGGCGGATTTGTTCTTCCCTGCAAAAGTTATAGGAGGTAACAGGAAACAACTTAGTTATACATCCTCTCTCAGTCTCTCATATGTTCTCCCCTGCTCCATCTCTATAAATCTAGCTGTGCATATCTGAAGCTATGCTGATCTTCCCTTCTGTGATCACATATTATAGGTAATAAGTTCCTACTCATACGACTAGGATAGTTAACAATGACTCGACTAGTTTATAAATCAAAGTCTCTTGATATTTCGATGTTTGTTGAACTACGCTACAAGTTGTAGGCTGCGCTGCTTTAATAATCAATACGCATTCAAGAAAATTTgttcaaagaagaaaaaaatagggagcttctattcatgcCTCCTAAAATGGTACTTAGatctccatttttttttctatatagttttgacttagtcaatgcatatgaaattaaaaaaaacaattcttAACTTATCCtctaaattacaaatataGATAATTATCATGTATATTTATTGCTAGAAAATTTCCAAAATGGGATATCATATTGCATAAAATGATTAAATTGATTACCTTCTTTTTTGGTAAACATCATAAGTCAAAAATTAAATGTAGATGattaacatcaaattaaatgtagacgatttaatgtataaactatatgactatctaaaaaatttctcaaaactttgatttgacttaaaaaataaaatttgtttATTAGAGGttagaatatttcatataatattaattattggtgagttgcacatatatatatatatgtatcagtGAATGAAAAAGTTAGTCTACTAATT from Argentina anserina chromosome 2, drPotAnse1.1, whole genome shotgun sequence carries:
- the LOC126785024 gene encoding L-ascorbate oxidase homolog → MPLNLAGGAISALLYLSLTATLFAVVTAEDPYRFFQWNVTYGDIYPLGVRQMGILINGQFPGPDINSVTNDNLIINVFNSLDEPFLLSWNGIQQRHNSFQDGVYGTTCPIPPGRNLTYILQVKDQIGSFYYFPSLAFHKAAGGFGGIRILSRPRIPVPFPDPSGDYTVLIGDWYKSNHTTLKAHLDAGKKLPFPDGILINGRGPNQFSLTFEQGKTYRLRISNVGLQHSLNFRIQDHKMKLVEVEGTHTLQTTYSSLDVHVGQSYSVLVTADQPGHDYYIVVSSRFSTPILTTTGILHYSGAGGQVSGPPPGGPTIQIDWSLNQARSIRTNLTASGPRPNPQGSYHYGLINLTKTYILASSAGQIDGKQRYGINSVSFVPADTPLKLADYYQISGVFRVGSVSDRPTGGGLYQDTSVLGADYRTFVEIVFQNDEDIVQSYHLDGYQFFVVGMDGGQWTTASRNGYNLRDAVARSTTQVYPGSWTAIYLSLDNVGMWNLRTEFWARQYLGQQLYFRVYTTSTSIRDEYPIPRNARLCGRASGRRTRPL
- the LOC126782308 gene encoding T-complex protein 1 subunit beta, producing the protein MPVDNIFKDEASEEKGERARLASFVGGMAIADLVKTTLGPKGMDKILQSTGRGHSVTVTNDGATILKSLHIDNAAAKVLVDISKVQDDEVGDGTTSVVVLAGELLREAEKLVAAKIHPMTIISGYRMAAECARDALLKKVVDNKADSKVFKSDLMKIAKTTLSSKILSQDKEHFAQLAVDAVMRLQGSTNLESIQIIKKPGGSLKDSFLDEGFILDKKIGLGQPKRIENAKILVANTAMDTDKVKIYGARVRVDSMSKVAEIEGAEKEKMREKVKKIISHGINCFVNRQLIYNFPEELFADAGILAIEHADFDGIERLALVTGGEIASTFDNPESVKLGHCDLIEEIMIGEDKLIHFSGVALGQACTIVLRGASHHVLDEAERSLHDALCVLSQTVNDSRVLLGGGWPEMIMAKEVDVLAKKTPGKKSHAIEAFSRALLAIPTIIADNAGLDSAELVAQLRAEHHKEGCTAGIDVISGTVGDMAERGISEAFKVKQAVLLSATEAAEMILRVDEIITCAPRQRENRM